The following coding sequences lie in one Polynucleobacter asymbioticus genomic window:
- a CDS encoding ABC transporter ATP-binding protein: MKLRQLNVYRGPCAILADLNVDIPQGKWTSIIGPNGAGKSSLLQAMAGLLKWDGSITIDEINLSTFTSKDLAKKMAWLDQGSSNSEEFDDSLSAYDTVMLGRIPHQGWLHLPSDVDHLSVERAMQETDAWHLRHRPLQQLSGGERQRVLLARLLAVNSDILLMDEPLANLDPPHQADFLKWQGNLLLQGKTLVTVLHEIHFALRADHLVMLSGGKLHFQGSSQDPRTHQALVGLFDGRIRLEKLGDDWVALPN, encoded by the coding sequence ATGAAATTGCGCCAGCTCAACGTTTATAGGGGGCCTTGCGCCATCCTTGCGGATCTGAACGTCGATATTCCACAGGGAAAATGGACTAGCATTATTGGGCCCAATGGCGCAGGAAAATCATCTCTCTTGCAGGCAATGGCTGGCTTACTCAAGTGGGATGGCTCCATCACCATCGACGAAATAAATTTATCTACATTTACTTCTAAAGATCTTGCAAAGAAAATGGCTTGGCTCGATCAAGGCTCAAGCAATTCAGAAGAATTTGATGACTCCCTCAGCGCTTATGACACAGTCATGCTTGGGCGCATCCCACATCAAGGATGGCTACATCTACCTTCCGATGTCGATCACCTTTCAGTAGAACGTGCCATGCAAGAAACTGATGCTTGGCATTTACGTCATCGCCCCTTACAGCAACTCTCTGGAGGGGAGCGTCAGCGCGTTCTTTTGGCGCGTCTGCTGGCCGTGAATTCCGACATCCTTCTCATGGATGAGCCGCTGGCCAATTTAGATCCACCCCACCAAGCCGATTTTTTGAAATGGCAGGGCAACTTACTGCTCCAAGGCAAGACCCTGGTGACGGTCTTGCATGAAATTCATTTTGCGCTTCGCGCCGACCATTTGGTGATGCTGAGTGGGGGTAAGCTACATTTCCAGGGGTCCAGTCAAGATCCTAGAACACATCAAGCCCTGGTAGGCCTATTTGATGGGCGTATTCGTCTGGAAAAGCTGGGGGATGATTGGGTGGCTTTGCCCAATTAA
- a CDS encoding FecCD family ABC transporter permease — MQKNYFLGKVSGLLILSALLVLLGTLLGSMGASWNISAADQTVLFDIRLPRSLGAYLAGALLGLAGGIAQSLFRNPLADPYLLGSASGALLGVGSILCFAYLGNAWLEIIGLNGGAFLGALMGVLASLLLAGGYSNSLRLLLSGVVISVILGAANSLFTFIRPDLFQSIQSFMLGNTSLLNWPGVTIMIIALALCLVITLLISPVLDALSLGENTARTLGLPLDQLRLIFIGILALATGCAVAQTGLVAFVGLAAPHLVRKFSGGRQRIQLLFSCLGGGILLLSSDLLARTLFAPIEIPVGVVTAVLGGLYLLILLRRTPLGVRS; from the coding sequence ATGCAAAAAAATTATTTCCTCGGTAAGGTATCTGGCCTACTCATTCTGAGTGCGCTCTTGGTGCTACTTGGAACGCTACTCGGAAGCATGGGTGCCAGCTGGAATATATCAGCAGCCGATCAAACCGTTTTATTTGATATACGACTGCCACGGTCATTGGGGGCCTATCTTGCTGGCGCTTTATTGGGACTAGCTGGTGGTATTGCACAAAGCCTGTTCCGCAACCCCCTAGCAGACCCCTACCTACTCGGGAGCGCATCAGGCGCGCTCCTAGGGGTTGGGAGTATTCTTTGCTTTGCCTATCTGGGTAACGCTTGGCTAGAGATTATTGGTCTGAATGGCGGCGCTTTTTTAGGAGCCCTGATGGGTGTGCTGGCCTCACTTCTTTTGGCTGGTGGCTACAGTAACTCCTTGCGTCTTCTATTATCCGGAGTTGTTATCAGCGTGATCCTGGGTGCAGCAAATTCTTTATTTACATTCATTCGCCCTGATCTCTTCCAAAGTATTCAATCTTTTATGCTGGGCAATACAAGCCTGCTCAATTGGCCTGGCGTGACGATCATGATCATTGCCTTAGCACTTTGCTTAGTAATTACTCTCTTGATTAGCCCCGTACTGGATGCACTCTCGCTTGGCGAGAATACTGCGCGCACCTTGGGGCTGCCATTAGATCAATTGCGACTAATATTCATCGGCATTCTTGCCCTTGCAACTGGATGTGCTGTTGCACAAACTGGCTTAGTTGCGTTTGTTGGATTAGCGGCACCTCACCTGGTCAGAAAATTTTCTGGTGGCCGACAACGAATACAGCTTTTATTCTCCTGCTTAGGTGGTGGAATCTTATTGCTCAGCTCAGACCTGCTTGCACGCACCCTGTTTGCGCCGATTGAAATTCCTGTTGGTGTAGTCACTGCTGTCTTAGGCGGCCTCTATCTACTCATCCTACTGAGACGAACCCCTCTTGGAGTGCGCTCATGA
- a CDS encoding ABC transporter substrate-binding protein — protein sequence MKNPKRMQLWSPTRYLAFVLTAFLLGFSLAVFAAPVSVADDRGVTVVFDQAPQRIVSLLPSITESVCALGKCSALVGVDRFSNWPKSIQELPKLGGMGDINIERIVQLKPDVVLLEKASPVIARLNGLGIKTFALDVKSMNDERRALQKLDVVLGTSESARVWNQIEKEIMRASKQLPSKEKNISVYFEVNPAPFAAGGTSFIGEILTQLNLVNIIPESLGPFPKMNPEFVVQAKPDVILLTESTAVDIQKRPGWNSIPAVHKKRICAFTGDQNDVLVRPGPRMGEAALLISQCVQEKMSSSR from the coding sequence GTGAAAAATCCTAAGAGAATGCAACTCTGGAGCCCCACCCGTTATTTAGCCTTCGTGCTTACTGCATTTCTTTTGGGATTTTCCTTGGCAGTTTTTGCTGCGCCTGTTTCGGTAGCAGATGACCGTGGCGTTACAGTAGTTTTTGATCAAGCTCCTCAGCGCATCGTCAGTTTATTGCCTTCAATCACTGAATCAGTATGTGCTCTGGGTAAATGCAGCGCTTTGGTTGGTGTGGATCGATTCTCAAATTGGCCTAAATCCATTCAAGAACTACCTAAGCTTGGTGGAATGGGCGACATCAATATTGAGCGGATTGTGCAACTCAAACCTGATGTTGTTTTACTGGAGAAAGCTTCTCCTGTTATCGCGCGATTAAATGGATTAGGTATTAAAACTTTTGCCTTAGACGTGAAGTCTATGAATGATGAGAGAAGAGCTCTTCAGAAGCTTGATGTCGTGCTGGGAACATCGGAGAGTGCACGCGTGTGGAATCAAATTGAAAAAGAAATCATGCGTGCTAGCAAGCAACTCCCATCAAAAGAAAAAAATATCAGCGTGTACTTTGAAGTCAATCCTGCACCCTTTGCAGCTGGCGGCACTTCTTTTATTGGTGAAATTCTGACTCAATTGAATTTGGTTAACATCATTCCCGAATCACTCGGACCATTCCCCAAAATGAATCCTGAGTTTGTGGTGCAAGCTAAACCCGATGTCATTCTTCTTACTGAATCAACGGCAGTTGATATTCAGAAGCGTCCGGGGTGGAACTCCATTCCAGCGGTGCATAAGAAGCGCATTTGTGCATTTACTGGCGATCAAAATGATGTATTAGTCCGTCCCGGTCCACGTATGGGAGAAGCGGCATTACTGATTTCTCAATGTGTACAAGAGAAGATGTCATCATCTCGATAA
- a CDS encoding TonB-dependent receptor gives MKQQFSSKTFVTLFCGATLTFNVLAQSAQSTVIVSGSRFQENLNEVPANVKVITRDEIANSSSNNIPEVLSQIGGLNVKNSSGNPLNLDASVDMGGYGATANSNTLVLVDGQRLNPIDSGTINWGSIPIDSIERIEVLQGGASVQYGNGAVGGVINIITNGGVKNLNQASITYGSYNTVIGNAILRNKVNDTTIQLTANSSNTDGWRQNSAANTYSFDGKVTQSLGGIDQVYADIFFNHSNSQTPGAVLGQAGRGNSQSARATFIGSSITTDNSGIRAGFIKAIDEQLTFDIDGTYSNKNTSSNIPAYPYYVLYPNWQLAVAPKIKANFGDWGTTVLGYDFNQASQSSSSGLAFSNVSLQQNVSIQNQSMYLVSRIPLKVIDGLELSGGFRHQAQNASANDLSSGSTVSANQKYSANAGDAAFNYNYQAGQKIFIKWDQSYRFPNTDEFWGFDPSTYQPIFNGILKPQISQTYSAGGDWNLRHTHLSALVFQSITQNEIRYDPSSGSNINTAGNINRTGFLFDSSSNITKNLTLAGGGKIQRSTYTTGSIAGAGVGLAPDILLNARAQYMISSSWSAGAVVNYVGNQNYDADPTITNSLAKIPSYVAADVYASYRVKSWDAKFMIKNIGGNSYATTGGYNSSSGYYYYPTTPTTYFVTAKYNF, from the coding sequence ATGAAACAGCAGTTCAGCAGCAAAACATTCGTCACCCTATTTTGCGGTGCAACATTAACCTTTAACGTATTAGCCCAAAGCGCACAATCCACAGTGATTGTTTCGGGGTCTCGCTTTCAAGAAAACCTTAATGAAGTCCCGGCAAATGTAAAAGTCATCACACGTGATGAGATAGCAAATTCAAGCTCAAACAATATCCCAGAGGTCCTCTCTCAGATCGGGGGCTTAAACGTCAAAAATTCTAGCGGCAATCCCTTAAATCTGGATGCCTCTGTCGATATGGGTGGCTATGGCGCTACCGCAAATAGCAACACCCTTGTTCTGGTTGACGGCCAACGACTCAACCCGATCGATTCAGGCACTATTAACTGGGGATCTATACCCATTGATTCAATCGAACGAATTGAGGTTTTACAGGGTGGGGCAAGCGTGCAGTACGGAAACGGAGCTGTAGGTGGTGTAATCAACATCATCACTAATGGTGGCGTCAAAAATCTAAATCAAGCATCAATTACATACGGAAGCTACAACACTGTAATTGGCAATGCAATTTTGCGTAACAAAGTGAATGACACGACAATTCAACTTACAGCAAATAGTTCGAACACAGATGGTTGGAGACAGAACTCTGCAGCGAATACCTATTCATTCGACGGCAAGGTAACTCAATCATTAGGCGGAATTGATCAGGTCTACGCTGATATATTCTTCAATCACTCAAATTCTCAAACACCTGGAGCAGTGCTTGGTCAAGCAGGTAGAGGCAACTCCCAGTCAGCTAGAGCAACATTCATAGGATCATCAATCACGACTGATAATTCCGGAATCAGAGCTGGTTTTATAAAAGCAATTGATGAGCAACTAACGTTTGACATCGATGGGACGTATTCCAACAAAAATACCAGTTCTAATATTCCCGCATACCCATACTACGTTCTGTATCCCAACTGGCAACTGGCAGTTGCCCCAAAAATCAAAGCTAATTTTGGAGATTGGGGAACTACAGTTTTAGGTTATGACTTTAATCAAGCCTCTCAAAGCAGTTCCTCGGGATTGGCTTTTAGCAATGTAAGTCTTCAACAAAACGTTAGCATTCAGAATCAATCCATGTATCTCGTATCACGAATCCCGCTTAAGGTGATTGATGGATTAGAGCTTAGCGGGGGGTTTAGGCATCAAGCACAAAATGCATCAGCAAATGATCTCTCTAGCGGATCAACCGTTAGCGCGAATCAAAAATACTCTGCTAACGCTGGAGATGCAGCATTCAATTACAACTATCAAGCAGGACAAAAAATATTTATTAAATGGGATCAGTCGTATCGTTTCCCAAACACTGATGAATTCTGGGGCTTTGATCCAAGCACTTACCAACCCATTTTTAATGGCATCCTAAAACCACAAATCTCACAAACCTATTCAGCCGGAGGAGACTGGAATTTACGTCACACCCATCTTTCAGCCCTTGTATTTCAGTCCATTACACAAAATGAAATTCGCTATGACCCATCATCTGGCAGCAACATTAATACTGCGGGAAATATTAATCGAACCGGATTCCTTTTTGACTCCTCAAGCAATATCACCAAAAATTTAACTCTAGCTGGTGGCGGGAAAATACAAAGATCTACTTACACGACTGGATCGATAGCCGGAGCAGGGGTTGGTCTAGCCCCAGACATACTGTTAAATGCCCGCGCACAATACATGATTAGTAGTTCATGGAGCGCAGGAGCTGTAGTGAATTATGTTGGCAATCAAAACTATGATGCAGATCCGACAATCACAAATTCACTAGCAAAAATTCCGTCCTATGTTGCAGCCGATGTTTATGCCAGCTACAGGGTAAAGTCGTGGGACGCTAAATTTATGATTAAAAATATCGGGGGAAATTCTTATGCAACCACTGGCGGATATAACTCAAGCAGCGGCTACTACTATTACCCCACAACACCAACAACATACTTTGTAACAGCAAAATATAATTTTTAA
- a CDS encoding Crp/Fnr family transcriptional regulator, translated as MTALDKHPEKNLIRLQLSQNSVLKSLDPETMADLERHLVISDLKKSEILLHQGDHQMEQYFVLDGILKRIVSSADAKEMILRFAIEKDIETSYAAWRLKTAAPYSIASVTKARVARMPLKKWAEFLDAHKPLKESFEFEVMRLMSEIMAHTITLHMLDAPGRVERFLRKYEDLFELLPKKELAAYLNLSPETLSRLKTKHKELFV; from the coding sequence ATGACAGCATTAGACAAGCACCCCGAAAAAAACCTGATTCGTTTGCAGCTGAGCCAAAACTCAGTGTTGAAAAGCTTGGATCCTGAAACGATGGCTGATTTAGAGCGCCACCTGGTGATCTCAGACCTCAAAAAATCAGAAATCCTGCTTCATCAAGGTGATCACCAGATGGAGCAGTACTTTGTGCTGGACGGAATCCTAAAGCGCATCGTGTCTAGTGCGGACGCAAAAGAGATGATTCTGCGCTTTGCCATTGAAAAAGACATTGAGACTAGCTATGCGGCCTGGCGCCTCAAAACGGCAGCCCCTTACAGTATTGCCTCAGTAACTAAGGCTCGCGTGGCCCGCATGCCCCTGAAGAAGTGGGCTGAATTTTTGGATGCCCACAAGCCTCTGAAGGAAAGCTTTGAGTTTGAAGTAATGCGCTTGATGAGCGAAATCATGGCTCATACGATTACCTTGCATATGCTTGACGCACCGGGCCGAGTAGAGCGGTTTTTACGCAAATATGAAGACTTATTTGAGCTTCTCCCAAAAAAAGAGCTAGCCGCTTACCTCAACCTCTCCCCAGAGACTTTGAGTCGCCTCAAAACAAAGCATAAAGAGCTCTTTGTTTAG
- the oxc gene encoding oxalyl-CoA decarboxylase produces the protein MTTDNQNTQVTDGFHLVIDALKANDLDTIFGLVGIPITDLCRLAQAEGMRFIGFRHEQHAGNAAAIAGYMTQKPGICMTVSAPGFLNGLTALANATVNCFPMILISGSSEREIVDLQQGDYEEMDQLNAAKPYCKAAYRINHIEDIGIGFARAIRAAVSGRPGGVYLDLPAQLLAQTMPVEEAKKSIFKVIDPIPRQIPAADAVERALNVLKGAKRPLILLGKGAAYAQADADIRALIEKSGIPYLPMSMAKGLLPDNHPQSASAARSFVLAEADAVMLVGARLNWLLAHGKGKTWGKDPKKFIQIDIQANEVDSNVQIDAPLIGDIGSCVGELLKGIAAVPKPSAEWISAINEKKDKNLAKMAETLAKEASPMNFHGALRAIRDVIKKNPDVNLVNEGANTLDYCRAIVDMYKPRKRFDSGTWGIMGIGMGYAIGAAVTSGLPTVAVEGDSAFGFSGMELETICRYNLPITTVVFNNNGVYRGTDVNPTGGQDVAPTVFVKDARYDKMIEAFGGVGYYVTTPAELEAALTKAIAEGKPALINAVIDETAGTESGRLTNLNPSTAAVKK, from the coding sequence ATGACAACAGATAATCAAAATACCCAAGTCACTGATGGCTTCCATCTCGTCATTGACGCTTTAAAAGCAAATGACTTAGACACTATTTTTGGTCTCGTTGGTATTCCAATTACCGACTTGTGCCGTTTAGCTCAAGCTGAAGGAATGCGTTTCATTGGCTTCCGTCACGAACAGCATGCAGGTAATGCTGCAGCGATCGCAGGTTATATGACTCAAAAGCCTGGCATCTGTATGACTGTGTCAGCACCAGGTTTCTTGAACGGCTTAACAGCATTGGCTAATGCCACTGTGAACTGCTTCCCAATGATTTTGATTTCTGGTTCAAGCGAACGTGAAATCGTTGACTTACAGCAGGGTGATTACGAAGAGATGGACCAGCTCAATGCTGCCAAACCATATTGCAAAGCTGCATACCGTATTAATCACATTGAAGATATCGGCATTGGTTTTGCTCGTGCAATTCGTGCAGCTGTTTCTGGTCGTCCAGGCGGCGTATATTTAGATTTGCCTGCGCAGCTATTGGCTCAAACAATGCCAGTAGAAGAAGCTAAGAAATCAATCTTCAAAGTAATTGATCCAATTCCACGTCAAATCCCTGCTGCTGATGCAGTAGAGCGTGCATTGAATGTATTGAAAGGCGCTAAGCGTCCCTTGATTCTCTTGGGTAAAGGTGCTGCTTATGCTCAAGCTGATGCAGATATCCGTGCATTGATTGAGAAGTCTGGCATTCCTTACTTGCCAATGTCGATGGCTAAAGGCTTATTGCCAGATAACCACCCACAGTCTGCTTCAGCAGCGCGTTCATTTGTATTGGCTGAGGCTGATGCGGTGATGTTGGTTGGTGCTCGCTTGAACTGGTTGCTCGCGCACGGTAAGGGCAAGACCTGGGGCAAAGATCCAAAGAAATTTATCCAAATCGATATTCAAGCAAATGAAGTTGATAGCAACGTGCAAATCGATGCGCCATTGATCGGTGATATTGGCTCTTGCGTTGGTGAGCTCTTGAAGGGCATCGCTGCTGTTCCTAAGCCAAGTGCTGAGTGGATTAGCGCAATCAACGAGAAGAAAGATAAGAACTTGGCGAAGATGGCTGAGACTCTTGCTAAAGAAGCTTCGCCAATGAACTTCCACGGTGCATTGCGTGCGATTCGTGATGTGATCAAGAAGAACCCAGATGTCAACTTGGTTAACGAAGGTGCAAACACTCTCGACTATTGCCGTGCGATCGTTGATATGTACAAGCCACGTAAACGTTTTGACTCAGGAACATGGGGCATTATGGGCATCGGCATGGGTTACGCCATCGGTGCAGCTGTAACAAGCGGATTGCCTACAGTTGCGGTTGAGGGTGATAGTGCATTTGGTTTTAGCGGTATGGAGTTGGAAACAATTTGCCGTTACAACTTGCCAATTACTACAGTTGTTTTCAATAACAACGGTGTTTACCGTGGCACTGACGTGAACCCAACTGGCGGCCAAGATGTTGCTCCAACAGTATTCGTAAAAGATGCGCGTTACGACAAGATGATTGAGGCATTTGGTGGTGTTGGTTATTACGTGACTACTCCAGCTGAATTAGAGGCAGCTTTGACCAAAGCGATTGCTGAAGGCAAGCCAGCTTTGATTAATGCGGTGATTGACGAGACAGCTGGTACAGAGAGTGGACGTTTGACCAACTTGAATCCATCAACTGCTGCTGTTAAGAAGTAA
- the frc gene encoding formyl-CoA transferase, with protein MTKPLDGIRIIDFTHVQAGPACTQLLAWYGADVIKVERPGSGDVTRSQLRDIPGADALYFTMLNGNKRSLTLDTKTQEGKEVLEKMIKTSDVMVENFGPGALDRMGFSWARIQELNPKMIMASVKGFSDGHSYEDLKVYENVAQCAGGAASTTGFWDGPPTVSAAALGDSNTGMHLAIGILTALMQRQKTGKGQKVSCSMQDAVLNLCRVKLRDQQRLDKVGYLEEYPQYPHGTFSDVVPRGGNAGGGGQPGWVLKCKGWETDPNAYIYFTIQGHAWEPITKALGKPEWATDPAYMTAEARQDKIFDIFATIEDWLKDKTKYEAVDILRKFDIPCAPVLSMKELAASPDLRKSGSIVEVDHKVRGKYLTIGSPIKFSDLKIDVGPSPVLGEHTDEVLKDLGYSADDITKLHAAKAV; from the coding sequence ATGACTAAACCATTAGACGGTATCCGTATTATTGACTTCACACACGTACAGGCAGGTCCTGCATGTACTCAGCTATTGGCTTGGTACGGTGCGGATGTGATTAAAGTAGAGCGCCCAGGTTCTGGCGACGTAACTCGTAGCCAGTTGCGCGATATTCCAGGTGCAGATGCTCTGTATTTCACGATGTTGAACGGTAATAAGCGTTCATTGACATTGGATACTAAGACACAAGAAGGTAAAGAAGTTTTAGAGAAGATGATCAAAACATCTGACGTCATGGTTGAGAACTTTGGTCCAGGCGCTTTGGATCGTATGGGTTTTAGCTGGGCACGTATCCAGGAATTGAATCCAAAGATGATCATGGCTTCTGTTAAAGGCTTTAGCGATGGCCACTCATACGAAGACTTAAAGGTATATGAGAACGTTGCTCAGTGTGCTGGTGGTGCCGCATCTACAACTGGTTTCTGGGATGGTCCTCCAACAGTTTCTGCTGCTGCTTTGGGCGATAGCAACACTGGTATGCATTTGGCAATTGGTATTTTGACTGCATTGATGCAGCGTCAAAAAACTGGTAAAGGTCAAAAAGTATCTTGCTCAATGCAAGATGCCGTATTGAACTTGTGCCGCGTGAAATTGCGTGACCAACAGCGTTTGGATAAAGTTGGCTACCTCGAAGAGTATCCACAGTATCCACATGGCACATTCTCTGATGTAGTTCCACGTGGCGGTAATGCTGGTGGTGGCGGTCAGCCAGGCTGGGTGTTGAAGTGTAAGGGTTGGGAAACAGATCCAAACGCATACATCTACTTCACAATTCAGGGTCACGCTTGGGAGCCAATTACTAAAGCGTTGGGCAAACCAGAGTGGGCAACTGATCCAGCTTACATGACTGCAGAAGCACGTCAAGATAAGATTTTTGACATCTTTGCAACGATTGAAGATTGGCTCAAGGACAAGACTAAGTATGAAGCTGTGGACATTCTCCGCAAGTTCGATATTCCTTGCGCACCAGTTCTATCAATGAAGGAGTTGGCTGCATCACCTGATTTGCGTAAGAGCGGTTCTATTGTTGAAGTTGATCACAAAGTTCGCGGTAAGTACTTAACAATCGGTAGCCCAATCAAGTTCTCTGATTTGAAGATCGATGTTGGTCCATCACCAGTATTGGGTGAGCACACTGATGAAGTATTGAAAGACCTTGGCTATAGCGCTGATGACATTACTAAGTTGCACGCAGCTAAAGCGGTTTAA
- a CDS encoding PAS domain-containing protein, protein MKTAIDLSELIDCVGDAVIVADAHEKIVLWNAAATRIFGYSEEEALGNTLDLIVPERQRQRHTEGYSKSMETGTTRYGTTLLKIPAKHKDGHTLSIAFTVGMLFDEKNQAKGVAAVIRDETERFAEERALKKRLSELENPSIRG, encoded by the coding sequence ATGAAAACAGCCATCGATTTATCCGAATTAATTGATTGTGTTGGCGATGCCGTCATTGTTGCTGATGCGCATGAAAAGATTGTTCTTTGGAATGCGGCAGCCACCAGAATTTTTGGCTATTCAGAAGAAGAGGCACTTGGCAATACCTTGGATCTGATTGTTCCGGAGCGTCAGCGCCAAAGACATACCGAGGGCTATAGCAAATCCATGGAAACGGGTACTACGCGTTACGGCACTACTTTATTAAAAATTCCAGCAAAACATAAAGATGGTCACACTTTATCCATCGCTTTTACTGTGGGAATGCTTTTTGATGAAAAAAATCAAGCTAAAGGTGTGGCCGCAGTAATTCGGGATGAGACTGAGCGTTTTGCAGAAGAAAGGGCGCTAAAAAAGCGACTTTCTGAGCTTGAGAATCCATCAATTAGAGGGTAA
- the frc gene encoding formyl-CoA transferase — protein MAKALEGVKVLDFTHVQSGPTCTQLLAWFGADVIKVEKSGEGDATRGQLRDIPDADSLYFTMLNHNKRSITVNTKTPKGKEILERLIKECDVLVENFAPGALDRMGFSWERIQELNPMMIMASVKGFGPGPYEDCKVYENVAQCAGGSASTTGFDDGPPMVTGAQIGDSGTGLHLALGIVTALYQRTHSGRGQKVLAAMQDAVLNLCRVKLRDQQRLERVGLMQEYPQFPNGEFGDSVPRAGNASGGGQPGWIVKCKGWETDPNSYMYVIVQAPVWEAICKVIGREDWITDVRFASPMARLPHLMEIFGEIEKWTMTKTKFEVMDILNKYDIPCGPILSMKEIAEEPALRATGTVVEVDHPIRGKYLTVGNPIKMSDSPTDVTRSPLLGEHTDEILSELGYSTDELISLRHDKVI, from the coding sequence ATGGCAAAAGCATTAGAAGGAGTGAAGGTTCTCGACTTCACGCACGTTCAATCTGGCCCAACATGTACTCAGCTGCTCGCTTGGTTCGGGGCCGATGTCATCAAAGTGGAAAAATCTGGTGAGGGTGATGCTACTCGTGGCCAGTTACGTGATATCCCGGATGCGGATAGTTTGTATTTCACGATGTTGAACCATAACAAGCGTTCAATTACTGTGAATACTAAAACCCCAAAGGGTAAGGAAATTCTCGAGCGCTTGATCAAAGAGTGCGATGTTCTTGTTGAGAACTTTGCTCCTGGCGCATTAGATCGCATGGGTTTTTCTTGGGAACGTATTCAAGAGCTGAATCCGATGATGATCATGGCATCAGTGAAAGGTTTTGGTCCTGGTCCTTATGAGGACTGCAAGGTTTATGAAAACGTTGCACAGTGTGCTGGTGGTTCAGCATCTACTACAGGTTTTGACGATGGTCCTCCGATGGTGACTGGCGCACAGATTGGCGATAGCGGTACTGGTTTGCATTTGGCATTGGGAATCGTGACTGCGCTGTATCAACGTACACATTCTGGTCGTGGTCAAAAAGTATTGGCGGCAATGCAAGATGCGGTATTGAATTTGTGCCGTGTGAAGTTGCGCGATCAACAGCGCTTAGAGCGTGTTGGCCTGATGCAAGAGTATCCACAGTTTCCGAATGGCGAGTTCGGCGACTCTGTACCCCGTGCTGGTAATGCCTCTGGTGGCGGTCAGCCCGGCTGGATTGTGAAATGTAAAGGTTGGGAAACAGATCCTAATTCCTATATGTACGTCATCGTTCAGGCACCAGTTTGGGAAGCAATTTGCAAAGTAATCGGCCGTGAAGATTGGATTACAGATGTGCGTTTCGCATCACCAATGGCTCGCTTGCCTCACTTGATGGAAATTTTCGGTGAAATTGAAAAATGGACTATGACTAAAACCAAGTTTGAAGTCATGGACATCTTGAATAAATACGACATTCCATGCGGCCCTATTTTGTCGATGAAAGAGATTGCAGAAGAGCCAGCATTGCGCGCTACTGGAACTGTTGTTGAAGTGGATCACCCAATCCGTGGCAAGTACCTCACTGTAGGTAATCCGATCAAGATGTCTGACAGCCCAACTGATGTGACTCGATCACCATTATTGGGTGAGCACACCGATGAAATTCTGAGTGAATTAGGTTACTCAACTGATGAGTTAATCAGTCTGCGTCACGATAAGGTTATCTAA